The Collibacillus ludicampi region ATGCAAAAGGACTGGATTGAGTGGAACGGATGCCGACTGAGAGTGACGCCGCAGAACCTCGTTGTGTTCGAGTGGCATCTGGCGTCCGGCCATGCGGAGGCCGTAATCGGCCCACCCCATAACCGAACCATCGTTTAACAGCAAATCCGCTGGCTGTAGAAACACGGAAATGGCGTCTTGGGCTGGTTTGGCTCTTTCACTGCTGGGAGCAGATCCCGCGGGATCTGGACAAGATCATCAAAGTGGCCGGGCCTCACTATCACTTGTACACCAGCAGTAAAAAGACCTACCGCGATCTGGCTGGGGAGATGCACCGTTTGAGGTGGAGGAAGCGCTGCGCACACCACGTTTTCACGCCATCAAGGTGTTACGCGTCGGCCAGACGATGACACAATTTATAAACTGGTTATGTTTCCAAGTACGTGGGATTGAACAATTATCATATAAGGAAAAGTAAAGGAAAAAATGTCTTGTCCAATTTTAATTAATGATGTTACAATAATATAAGCGTGCTCCCGTAGCTCAACTGGATAGAGCAAACTACCGCTAATAGTAAGGTTGTGGGTTCAAATCCCACCGGGAGTACCACCAAAAATTCTTTATTTTTCTGTTGACTAATACAAGGTGTTTTGGTTAAAATAAAATCAGCGGTAGTTAATGCTCGGTGACACTATGGCGCTATGTAGTGCACCAGTTGGGCAAGACCTTACGGAAAAAGACATCCATAATTGGATGTCTTTTTCTTTTCTTTGAAACAAAAAAATAAAAAACCTCCCTCTTAAAAAAGGAGGCGACTGGTTAAAATGTGGATGGCCGCTGATTCGCCGGTTCAGCGGACCGAAACCTATGCGGATCCCACTACTTTAAGTAGAGGACAATATTATTTTATGATGAGATTGGTGAATTGTCAAATTACCACTAGAACATTAGTTCTTAATTTATTATAAAAGGATGAGACCACAATGGTTTGGATATTAGGTTTTGCAAAATCTCTTTGTCATGTATCATGAATGCAGTGATAAAGAACCCTTTTGTAAGTTTTCTATTGAATTCAATAATCACGGCGTACATATCATCTGTAAGAACCGATACTCTTCTCAAAGGATCGATTCGATATTTAATATTATCGAAACCTTGGTAAGTAATTACATGTGGATCTTGCAATACTTTTTTAATCCAATCCATTCGTTGGGCTCGATCCCAGTCGAACTCGCTTTTATCCCGCAATCTTCGATCTTGACTCTTGAAGAAAGCATGATCAAAACGATCCTGGCGGAAGACAATATTAAAGCCATCATGTGTAATGATTGGTCGGGTACAAAAATTTTTAATATAGTACTGACGAAACTGTGTTTCATTTTTTAGTTGCAACAAGGGAGCATACATAGGATTACCCCCTCAGTGCAATTTTAAACACATTGAACTTTCGTTCGGATTTTGGGGTAGGCCAAATCGGGTGTTCCAAATAACTTTCAATTCGTTCTATTACTTGTAACTTAGCCTGACTTCCGTTCAAACGATGCATTCGGTACCCAACGGCTCCGATTAAAATATCTGTTAACTGGATAAGAAGGGATTGTTTTGACTCTATTGCCTGCACGTCTCCTATTTTGTTTAATTGTCCTGTATCTCGAATAATGGCTTTGTCGAGAACTTCTTCTAATTTATGGAGTCGGTTACGTAACTTATTTTTTCTGTGATCTAAATATATCCAGTAAGTTTCTCGAGAATCAATCCAGTGATAAAGCAACTGATAATAAAACTTATAGAAACCAAGCTCGCTGTCAGATTCATGATAAGTGTCGATGTCAACAAAATGGCTATCCACCACAATACATCTGAAACGAATGGAATTCTTGAAGAAAAGATCAATAAGTTTCAGATAAAATTCAAGCCTAGATGGAGAGACTCTGTTCCATTTAAACTCCCCATAAACATCATATTTCGTTTTTAAATTTTTAATTTGATTTTTTACATCTTCCCGGATATCATATGGAACCCAAAGTCCTCCCAATACCATAAATCTATCTGGACTGTTTACTCCATATATTGTCTCAGGACGACTCTCGTCGCAATATACCTCAATCATAAACCGACGTCCCTCCGCTTTCTTCCATACTATTCTAGTATAGTAGATAAAGAATGATTGTTGCAAAAAATTCTCGAAGGGACAATAAAATAAATACACCTTGAAAATAAAGGGAGATGATTGTTTTAATAAACGAGAAACTTAAATTCATGGAGGTTCACGAGGTTGTATAAAAATCATAAGACGTATATGATACTTGGACATAATAATACTAAGAAGGTATGTTTCGTACTTGGTCACATGAGTGGTCACAAACTACTTATAACTAGATATCACATGTGTCGTAGAAGATGATCGAAAAACCTTGTTCTATCGAGGGTTTTTGGACGTAGTATCATTCGGTGATATCATAAATCACATACTGTTTGGGTTTCCTAAACCGCGTCTTGCGGGGGTTCGAGTCCCTCCGGGTGCACCAGGAAAGCCAAGAGTGGCGCGGATTCCAAGGAATTTGGAATCCGCTTTTTTATGCCCTTTTCTCTGATTGCGAATCAATTGCAATTCTTCGTCATCGGAACGAGTCTCTTGCCTAACCAGTGTCCAAATATCACAATGGGCAATAATAGAAAACCAACGTGTAAACTCCAGAAAACCGAACTACAACTTACGATCCCATTCGTTAGAAATCGATATAGCACATAAACGGAGTAAGGGGCAGTTATAAGCAAAGCACTCCCTACACCTGGGGTATACATTTTACACCAAATCATTGATTGAATATGTCCTAATACATGCAAAAGAATCGCCATGTTAAATCCGAGAAAGAATAAATACATATGTTTCTCTGCCGCCAAAAAAGTGGTCGGAATAAATAAAATAAATTCTACCAAAACAGCAACGGCAAATTGTGAAGATGTGACCTTGGCATATTTTTCGATGAATTTTCTATATGTTCCGGGGACTATATGGATAACCTTGGTGTAATTTTTCTTTAACCACGGTTCAATCCAGATGATTTCTTCAAAATCGTGTAACATAAACGCAATAGGAAATAACCAGATTAAAGTGTTAAGGCTTACTGCCGAGTTAAGATATTCAAGCATCTTTATCCCATCCTTTTTCTCTTTTCGGAAAGTTCAAATAATACTTTCTGCCATACAGTCAAAAAATAGGGTACCGCATTGTATTGAAATTTTCATACACGAAGACAATCGAATTGAGCCATTTAAATATCTCATCTCCTGTAATGCAGCGCCACCTCCATTTTAACCGAGAGATTTTGAAAATGGGTGACCAGAGGGCGATTTCTTTTTGTTTTCAAATGTAAAAATAATAGAGGGAGCCCCTGGGACTTACACTTTGGGACACCCTCTTTCTCGTTATGGCTTTCAGCCGTGTTAATTCGAATTGGAACCCGATCCACCAGCAGTTGTGGAAGATTGGCTTGAATGATTATCACTTTGATTGTGTTGTGCATCGGAATGTGGTTGGTGATTTCCGTTCCATTGTCTCTTCGGAGCTTTTCCATTATTGATCTCGCTAGTAATGTCACTGACGGACACTTTATTTTTCAATTGTTCCATGACCCATTTTGGATCTGTATTCGTTTGCTGTATCAGTTTCGCTAGAGATTGTGCATCGCTTTGGGAAACTCCGGCATTTACAAGTGCCTGTACAAATCCTTGCCCATTATGATGTTGTCCAGCATGTTGTTGACCGGATGGATTGTTATCTGATCCATTGGATGTAGTTGCCGTATTTGAAGCAGAAGTTGAGGATTGACCGTTTGATGTGCTTTGGCTTCCACACCCCGAAAGAAGACCTGTAAGCACGAACCCGGCAATTACGACACTCAATGATTTTTTGGTAAATTTCACTTACTTTCATCCTTTCTACAAGATCTGTACTTGAATGAGTTTCTAAGTGGAAAATATACCATTGAATCGTGGAATAAATATGTAAAGTGGTAATCGTAGAAGAATGCACCTTTCGTTTGGCCGGATGAGCCAAGTCTCACCGATTTACATGTCCAGAAGTCTCAGAGGATTGATCCGAAATCAAGGAGGGTGTCTTTTCATTCCTGAGCCATCACAAATCATGTAATATAAAAATACGATTGAAATTGATGAACCTGGAGGGAGCCATGGAACTTTTGGAAGTATTTAAAGCTTTGTCCAATGAAACGAGATTGCAGATCATCCAGTGGTTAAAAAATCCTGACATTCACTTCCCAAAACCACAAAATGGGGATCTACACGAAGATGGGGTTTGCGTAAGCGATATCCATAAAAAAGTTGGACTGTCACAATCCACGGTGTCCCTGTACCTATCCATGCTGCAAAAAGCCGGATTGATAAAAGCAAAAAGGATTGGGCAATGGACTTATTATAAAAGGGATGAAGAGAACATCCAAAAAATTAAGGAATTGTTATCTAGGGATTTGTAAATCATACGACTAGACTTGTCGAATTTTTCGTAAGCTCCATTACAATATTTGGCCTTGAAGGTTCGGTGGTTTTTATCTTATTATTATATCGATAATTATAGATATTTATAAATAAAGATATGGGGGAGTGATGATGAACCGATTCGTTAATCATAAAGGATATTCACGTATGTTTCATGAAAACCATTTGACTCTCGGGTTGTTCTTTCCTTTGGAATCATACGAAGGCAGCATTCCGGAGATGAATATTGAAAAGCAAATCAAACTGGCAAAAAGAGCGGAAGAACTCAATTTTGCTGCATTGTTCGTCAGGGATGTTCCGTTGCATGACCCCTATTTTGGAGATGTGGGCCAAATTTATGATCCTTGGGTCTTTTTAGGGTATTTAGCCGCCCATACAAACAACATCGCTTTGGGAACCGCAAGCATTATTCTCACATTGCGTCATCCTCTACATGTGGCTAAAGCAGCCGCTTCCGTCGACAAGTTATCCGGTGAACGACTGGTTCTCGGGGTTGCGACCGGGGATCGTCCTATAGAATTT contains the following coding sequences:
- a CDS encoding DUF3800 domain-containing protein produces the protein MIEVYCDESRPETIYGVNSPDRFMVLGGLWVPYDIREDVKNQIKNLKTKYDVYGEFKWNRVSPSRLEFYLKLIDLFFKNSIRFRCIVVDSHFVDIDTYHESDSELGFYKFYYQLLYHWIDSRETYWIYLDHRKNKLRNRLHKLEEVLDKAIIRDTGQLNKIGDVQAIESKQSLLIQLTDILIGAVGYRMHRLNGSQAKLQVIERIESYLEHPIWPTPKSERKFNVFKIALRG
- a CDS encoding HXXEE domain-containing protein, giving the protein MLEYLNSAVSLNTLIWLFPIAFMLHDFEEIIWIEPWLKKNYTKVIHIVPGTYRKFIEKYAKVTSSQFAVAVLVEFILFIPTTFLAAEKHMYLFFLGFNMAILLHVLGHIQSMIWCKMYTPGVGSALLITAPYSVYVLYRFLTNGIVSCSSVFWSLHVGFLLLPIVIFGHWLGKRLVPMTKNCN
- a CDS encoding ArsR/SmtB family transcription factor, which produces MELLEVFKALSNETRLQIIQWLKNPDIHFPKPQNGDLHEDGVCVSDIHKKVGLSQSTVSLYLSMLQKAGLIKAKRIGQWTYYKRDEENIQKIKELLSRDL